The following coding sequences are from one Microtus pennsylvanicus isolate mMicPen1 chromosome 1, mMicPen1.hap1, whole genome shotgun sequence window:
- the LOC142842705 gene encoding olfactory receptor 5AP2-like, translated as MSLGNSTVKTEFFLLGFSDHPELQSLLFAVFFFIYSVTLMGNLGMILLITASSNLHIPMYFFLCMLSFIDACYSSVIAPKLLVDLISDTKTISYNGCATQLYFFCSLVDTESFLLAAMAYDRYIAICNPLLYTVIMSKRVCGQLAVGAFMGGTMSSIIHTTNTFQLSFCSREINHFFCDISPLFSLSCFDTYTHDIILVVFASLVEAICLLAVLLSYVCIIAAILKTSSAEGRRKGFSTCASHLIVVTIYHGTLIFIYLRPSTEHSMDIDKMTSVFYTLIIPMLNPLIYSLRNKDVKIAFRKIIGKKLLS; from the coding sequence ATGAGTTTGGGGAACAGTACTGTGAAGACTGAATTCTTTCTCCTGGGATTCAGTGATCATCCAGAGCTCCAGAGTCTTCTGTTTGCTGTATTTTTCTTCATCTACTCTGTTACTCTAATGGGGAATCTTGGGATGATCTTACTGATTACCGCCAGTTCTAACTTACACATccccatgtactttttcctctgtatgctgtcctTCATAGATGCATGCTACTCTTCGGTTATTGCCCCCAAGTTACTTGTGGATCTGATTTCTGACACGAAGACAATTTCTTACAATGGCTGTGCTACACAGTTGTATTTTTTCTGCTCTCTGGTTgatactgaatctttcctcttggCTGCCATGGCCTATGACAGGTATATTGCAATCTGTAACCCCTTGCTTTATACTGTAATTATGTCGAAGAGGGTGTGTGGTCAGCTTGCAGTTGGAGCATTCATGGGTGGAACTATGAGTTCCATAATCCACACCACTAATACTTTCCAGTTGTCATTCTGCTCCAGAGAAATTAACCACTTCTTTTGTGATATCTCTCCACTCTTCTCCCTGTCCTGCTTTGATACCTACACACATGACATCATTTTAGTCGTCTTTGCAAGTTTGGTGGAAGCTATCTGTCTCCTTGCAGTTCTCCTctcatatgtgtgtattataGCAGCCATCCTTAAAACAAGTTCtgcagagggaagaaggaaagggttcTCTACTTGTGCTTCTCACCTGATAGTGGTCACTATTTATCATGGGACcctgattttcatttatttacgcCCTAGTACAGAGCACTCAATGGATATTGACAAAATGACCTCTGTGTTCTATACATTGATTATACCCATGCTTAACCCTCTGATATATAGTCTCAGAAACAAAGATGTCAAAATTGCTTTTAGAAAAATTATTGGCAAAAAATTATTGTCTTag
- the LOC142834880 gene encoding olfactory receptor 5L1-like yields the protein MDEENCTSVAEFILLGFSDVPELTFFLFLVFLLIYGVTVIANLGMTVLIQVSAQLHTPMYFFLSHLSFVDFCYSSIIVPKVFTNIINREKVISYLECMVQFYLFCAFAVTEVFLLAVMAYDRFVAICNPLLYMVIMSPRLRIVLVSGCYLYASVCSLIHLCLALDIPSFRSNVINHFFCDLPPLLSLACSDVTKNELFLFVIVNFNEILTIVIIFISYLLILVTILKMRSAEGRRKAFSTCASHLTVIIVFHGTILFIYCQPSSGNSVDVDKVTTVFYTVVIPMLNPLIYSLRNKDVKEALRKVLVSKKNSLLEFLFHKA from the coding sequence ATGGATGAGGAAAACTGCACCTCGGTTGCAGAGTTCATTCTCCTTGGCTTTTCCGATGTGCCCGAGCTGACATTCTTCCTGTTTCTGGTGTTTCTTCTCATTTACGGAGTGACAGTCATAGCCAACTTGGGCATGACTGTTCTGATTCAAGTCAGCGCTCAACTTCACAcgcccatgtacttcttcctcagccaCCTGTCCTTTGTGGATTTCTGCTACTCCTCCATCATTGTGCCAAAGGTGTTCACTAACATCATTAACAGGGAAAAAGTTATTTCTTACCTGGAATGCATggtgcaattttatttattttgtgcttttgCTGTCACTGAGGTCTTTCTATTGGctgtgatggcctatgaccgcttcGTGGCCATTTGTAACCCACTACTGTACATGGTCATCATGTCCCCAAGGCTCCGCATTGTACTGGTGTCTGGCTGCTACCTCTATGCGTCAGTTTGTTCTCTGATTCACCTCTGCTTAGCCCTTGACATCCCATCGTTTAGGTCAAATGTGATCAACCACTTCTTCTGTGATCTGCCTCCTCTCTTAAGTCTTGCTTGCTCTGATGTTACTAAGAATGAGTTATTCCTGTTCGTCATTGTGAACTTCAATGAGATTCTCACCATTGTAATTATCTTCATCTCCTATTTGTTAATTCTTGTCACCATCCTGAAGATGCGTTCTGCAGAGGGGAGACGCAAAGCCTTTTCTACCTGTGCCTCGCACCTCACGGTCATCATTGTCTTCCATGGAACAATTCTCTTTATTTATTGTCAGCCAAGCTCTGGCAATAGTGTAGATGTTGATAAAGTAACTACAGTTTTCTATACTGTGGTCATTCCCATGCTGAATCCCCTAATCTACAGTCTGAGGAATAAGGATGTGAAAGAAGCTCTCAGAAAAGTGTTAGTTTCTAAAAAGAATTCTCTCCTGGAATTTTTATTTCACAAAGCTTAA
- the LOC142842706 gene encoding olfactory receptor 5L1-like has protein sequence MVEGNCTSVAQFILQGFSDVPELSAVLSLVFLLIYGVTVLANLGMTALIQVSSQLHTPMYFFLSHLSFVDFCYSSIIVPKMLANIFNKDKAISFQACMVQFYLFCTCVVTEVFLLAVMAYDRFVAICNPLLYMVIMSPKLRMVLVSGCYLCASVCSLIHLCLALEIPAFSSNVIDHFFCDLPPLLSLACSDVTVNKVLLFVVATFNESFSIVIIFTSYLFILITILRMRSAEGRHKAFSTCASHLTAITIFHGTILSIYCPSTSENSGDANKVATVFYTVVIPMLNPLIYSLRNKDVKGALRKVVNSKIYS, from the coding sequence ATGGTTGAGGGAAACTGCACCTCTGTGGCACAATTCATTCTCCAGGGATTTTCAGATGTCCCTGAGTTGAGTGCTGTCCTCTCTCTGGTGTTTCTTCTCATTTATGGTGTCACTGTCTTGGCCAACCTGGGCATGACTGCTTTGATTCAGGTCAGCTCTCAActgcacacccccatgtacttcttcctcagccaCCTGTCCTTTGTGGATTTCTGCTACTCCTCCATCATTGTGCCTAAAATGCTGGCTAACATCTTCAATAAGGACAAAGCCATATCGTTCCAAGCATGTATGGTCCAGTTCTATCTGTTTTGCACGTGTGTAGTCACCGAAGTCTTCTTGCTGGctgtgatggcctatgaccgctttGTGGCCATTTGTAATCCACTACTCTACATGGTCATCATGTCCCCAAAGCTCCGCATGGTACTGGTGTCTGGCTGCTACCTCTGTGCATCAGTGTGTTCTCTGATTCACTTGTGCTTAGCACTTGAGATCCCGGCATTTAGTTCAAATGTCATCGACCACTTCTTCTGTGATCTGCCTCCTCTCTTAAGTCTGGCTTGCTCTGATGTCACTGTTAATAAGGTGCTGCTGTTTGTTGTAGCCACCTTCAATGAGAGCTTTAGTATTGTGATTATCTTCACCTCCTACTTGTTTATTCTCATCACCATCCTAAGAATGCGCTCTGCAGAGGGGAGGCACAAAGCCTTCTCTACCTGTGCCTCCCATCTCACAGCCATCACCATCTTCCATGGAACAATTCTTTCCATCTATTGTCCATCCACTTCAGAAAACAGTGGGGATGCCAATAAAGTGGCCACAGTGTTCTACACTGTGGTGATCCCTATGCTGAATCCCTTGATCTACAGCCTGCGAAACAAGGACGTGAAAGGTGCTCTCAGAAAAGTTGTAAACTCTAAGATATATTCCTAA
- the LOC142842707 gene encoding olfactory receptor 5D18-like: MWLSERNDSGAIFILLGFSDYPELKLLLFLVFLSIYSITVVGNIGMILIIRINPKLHTPMYFFLSHLSFVDFCYSSIIAPKMLVNLVAKDKIISFIECIVQYFLFCVFVVTEAFLLVVMAYDRFVAICNPLLYTVVMSQKLCITLVMGSYAWGFTCSLTLTCSIVQLSFYGVNRIDHFFCEFSSLLALSSFDIHISQLLLFIFATFNAVSTLLIILLSYLFIVVTVLKMPSSSGRRKAFSTCASHLTAITIFHGTILFLFCVPNSKNSRLTVKVGSVFYTVVIPMLNPLIYSLRNKDVQDTVTKIMTMLPRVKNDRHN; this comes from the coding sequence ATGTGGCTGTCAGAAAGAAACGATAGCGGGGCCATATTCATCCTCTTGGGCTTCTCAGATTACCCGGAACTGAAACTCTTACTGTTCTTGGTATTTCTCAGCATCTACAGCATCACGGTGGTAGGCAATATCGGCATGATCCTCATCATCAGAATTAACCCCAAActgcacacccccatgtacttcttcctcagccaCCTCTCCTTTGTGGATTTCTGCTACTCCTCCATCATTGCTCCCAAGATGCTGGTGAACCTTGTTGCAAAAGACAAAATCATTTCATTTATAGAGTGTATAGTgcaatactttttattttgtgtctttgtgGTAACGGAAGCCTTCTTATTGGTGGTTATGGCTTATGACCGGTTTGTGGCTATCTGCAACCCTCTGCTCTACACAGTAGTTATGTCTCAGAAACTCTGTATTACATTGGTGATGGGATCATATGCATGGGGCTTTACATGTTCCTTGACACTGACGTGTTCCATTGTTCAGTTATCTTTTTATGGTGTCAATAGAATTGATCACTTCTTCTGTGAATTCTCTTCACTGCTAGCCCTTTCTTCCTTTGATATTCACATCAGTCAATTACTGCTGTTCATTTTTGCCACTTTCAATGCTGTCAGCACACTTCTCATCATCCTTTTGTCTTACCTCTTTATTGTTGTTACTGTCCTCAAGATGCCTTCCTCCAGTGGGCGTCGTAAAGCTTTCTCCACCTGTGCATCTCACCTGACAGCCATCACCATCTTCCATGGtactattttattccttttttgtgtgCCTAACTCTAAGAACTCAAGGCTCACAGTCAAAGTTGGCTCTGTGTTTTATACAGTGGTGATCCCCATGCTGAACCCCTTGATCTACAGTCTTAGAAATAAAGATGTCCAAGACACAGTCACCAAAATAATGACAATGTTACCACGTGTTAAGAATGATAGACACAATTAA